The proteins below come from a single Mugil cephalus isolate CIBA_MC_2020 chromosome 7, CIBA_Mcephalus_1.1, whole genome shotgun sequence genomic window:
- the LOC125011354 gene encoding leptin receptor gene-related protein, whose protein sequence is MAGIKALVGLSFSGAIGLTFLLLGCALETYGVYWPLFVLIFYILSPIPTFISRRVTDDTDSSSNACRELAYFLTTGIVVSAFGLPIVLARTSTIAWGACGLVMTGNAVIFLTILGFFVVFGGGDDFSWEQW, encoded by the exons ATGGCAGGCATTAAAG CACTGGTTGGTTTGTCCTTTAGTGGAGCCATTGGACTGACTTTTCTTCTACTGGGCTGTGCACTGGAAACCTACGG GGTATACTGGCCGCTGTTTGTCCTGATCTTCTACATACTGAGCCCCATACCGACGTTCATATCCAGACGCGTCACTGATGACACGGATTCCTCCAGCAACGCATGCAGAGAGCTGGCTTACTTCTTAACAACTGGCATCGTGGTATCAGCCTTTGGGCTTCCCATTGTCCTGGCACGCACAAGCACC ATCGCGTGGGGCGCCTGCGGCCTGGTGATGACGGGAAACGCCGTCATCTTCCTCACCATCCTTGgattttttgttgtgtttggaggTGGGGACGACTTCAGCTGGGAGCAGTGGTAG
- the LOC125011425 gene encoding phosphoglucomutase-1-like gives MENSPLQVLTVPTAPYPDQRPSTNGLRKKVYVFQSRRNYLHNFIQSIFSSIDLRDRQGSTMVVGGDGRFFNRTAIEVIVQMAAANGVGRLIIGHHGIMSTPAISCVIRKYKAIGGIILTASHNPGGPNGDFGIKFNTANGGPAKDTGTNKIFQISRTLEEFAICPGLRVDLTTLGKQMFDLENKFKPFTVEIVDSVESYANLLRNIFDFAALKELLSGENHIRIRLDAMHGVVGPYVKRILCEELGCPANSAINCVPMEDFGGQHPDPNLTHATDLIDSMRDGQYDFGAAFDADGDRYMILGGHGFFVTPSDSVAVIADNIFCIPYFQHTGVRGFARSMPTSAALDRVAKATKIELYETPTGWKFFGNLMDAGMLSLCGEESFGTGGDHIREKDGLWTVLAWLSILATRRQSVEDIVKDHWLKYGRNYFTRYDYENVDIDAACEMMEDLEIMIADKSFIKQRFAVEDKIYQVEKADNFEYTDPVDSSISRNQGLRIIFSDGSRIIYRLSGTSSDGATVRIYIDSYEKEQVFEDTQVMLAPLATIALKISQLHHRTGRCGPSVIT, from the exons ATGGAGAACAGTCCTCTCCAGGTGCTGACTGTCCCTACCGCCCCCTACCCAGACCAGAGGCCCAGCACGAACGGCCTGAGGAAAAAGGTCTACGTGTTTCAGTCTAGGAGGAACTATCTGCACAACTTCATCCAGAGTATCTTCTCCTCCATTGACCTGCGAGACCGTCAGGGTTCAACCATGGTGGTCGGGGGAGACGGACGCTTCTTCAACCGAACAGCTATTGAGGTCATCGtgcagatggcagcagccaacgGG GTGGGTCGTCTGATCATCGGACACCACGGGATAATGTCCACGCCAGCCATCTCCTGCGTGATCAGGAAGTACAAAGCCATCGGTGGCATCATCCTCACTGCCAGCCATAACCCTGGTGGACCCAATGGGGACTTTGGCATTAAGTTTAACACTGCGAATGGAG GCCCAGCCAAGGACACTGGCACAAACAAGATCTTTCAGATCAGCAGAACCCTCGAGGAGTTTGCCATCTGCCCCGGACTGCGAGTGGATCTGACAACCCTGGGAAAACAGATGTTTGATCTGGAGAACAAGTTCAAGCCCTTCACAG tgGAGattgtggactctgtggagtcCTATGCTAATCTGCTGAGGAACATCTTCGACTTTGCCGCTCTGAAGGAGCTTCTGTCTGGAGAAAATCACATCAGGATCAGGCTGGATGCCATGCATGGAG TCGTAGGACCGTATGTGAAGAGAATACTGTGCGAGGAACTAGGCTGTCCTGCCAATTCTGCCATCAACTGTGTCCCGATGGAAGACTTTGGGGGACAACATCCAGATCCTAATCTCACCCATGCTACAGATTTGATTGACAGCATGAGAGACGGACAGTATGATTTTGGAGCAGCATTTGATGCTGATGGG GACCGTTACATGATCCTCGGGGGCCATGGATTCTTCGTCACCCCGTCCGACTCTGTGGCTGTCATCGCTGACAACATTTTCTGCATCCCATACTTTCAGCACACAGGGGTGAGAGGCTTCGCCCGCAGCATGCCTACAAGTGCAGCATTAGACAG AGTAGCCAAGGCAACAAAGATAGAGCTATACGAAACTCCCACCGGGTGGAAGTTCTTTGGGAATCTAATGGATGCAGGCATGTTGTCTTTGTGTGGAGAGGAAAGCTTTGGTACAG GTGGAGACCATATTCGTGAGAAGGACGGCCTTTGGACTGTGCTGGCATGGCTGTCCATCCTGGCCACTAGAAGGCAGAGCGTGGAAGACATTGTTAAGGACCACTGGCTGAAATATGGAAGAAACTACTTCACAAG ATATGACTATGAGAATGTGGACATAGATGCAGCCTGTGAAATGATGGAGGATTTGGAGATTATGATCGCGGATAAGTCCTTCATTAAGCAGAGATTTGCAGTGGAAGATAAAATCTATCAAGTGGAAAAAGCAGACAACTTTGAGTACACGGACCCTGTAGACAGCTCCATCTCCAGGAACCAG GGACTTAGGATTATCTTCTCAGATGGTTCCCGAATCATCTACAGACTCAGTGGGACAAGTAGTGATGGAGCAACAGTTCGAATCTACATTGACAGCTATGAGAAGGAGCAAGTGTTCGAGGACACACAG GTGATGCTTGCCCCCCTTGCAACTATTGCTCTAAAGATTTCACAGCTTCATCACAGGACGGGTCGATGTGGCCCATCCGTCATCACATGA
- the LOC125011426 gene encoding angiopoietin-related protein 3-like, with the protein MRMTIAFLMFALAAACAPALCAKEENPVQQPDAPVETRSRFAALDDVRLLANGLLQLGQSLRDFVQKTKGQINDILQKLNIFDRSFYQLAVMASEIKEEEEELKKTTVVLKANTQEIKGLSETINSKMDNILQERSELYSKVEGLEEKLRTLSHGLVTSEQAAEISSLREVIRSQEQSITELLKSVTEQSDQLNYQRTKIKTLEEKLIANMLAQETMEKIPESSNTEAPTLTPYLTSGSNSAATTNLPSDCSQLFNRGERVSRVYAIRPDGSAPFMAFCDMSSDFGETVIQRRREGSVNFDQTWDKYENGFGDFQGEFWLGLRKIHSLSSQGNSVLHIQLEDWKQDRHSIEYRFHLGGPDSNYTIHLTHLSGNLPDPMSNHTDMMFSTKDRDNDKNQDSSCAQQQAGGWWFNACGDTNLNGRYFHVRPKGRSERRRGIQLKSGRKAAYSLKFTQISVRTVASPTTASSESGVLL; encoded by the exons ATGAGAATGACAAtagcttttttaatgtttgcccTGGCTGCTGCCTGTGCCCCTGCCCTATGTGCCAAAGAAGAGAATCCAGTCCAGCAGCCAGACGCACCGGTTGAAACCCGGTCCCGCTTTGCTGCTCTGGATGACGTGCGCCTGCTGGCCAACGGCCTCCTCCAGTTGGGTCAGAGCCTGCGGGATTTCGTGCAAAAAACTAAGGGACAAATAAATGACATCCTCCAGAAGCTCAACATCTTCGACCGCTCTTTCTACCAGCTGGCCGTGATGGCCAGTGAgatcaaggaggaggaggaggagctgaagaagaccACCGTGGTACTGAAGGCCAACACTCAGGAGATCAAGGGCCTGTCTGAGACGATCAACTCCAAGATGGACAACATCCTGCAGGAGAGGAGTGAGCTCTACAGCAAGGTGGAGGgcctggaggagaagctgcgTACCCTGTCACATGGCCTGGTGACGAGCGAGCAAGCAGCAGAGATCAGTAGCCTGAGG GAGGTGATCCGCAGCCAGGAGCAGAGcatcacagagctgctgaagtCTGTGACTGAACAAAGCGACCAGCTCAACTACCAAAGGACGAAGATCAAGACTCTGGAGGAAAAG CTTATAGCCAACATGTTGGCCCAGGAGACCATGGAGAAGATCCCAGAAAGCTCCAACACAGAAGCACCAACACTCACTCCCTATCTGACCTCTGGCTCCAACAGCGCCGCAACGACGA ATCTGCCATCAGACTGCAGCCAGCTGTTCAACCGTGGGGAGAGAGTCAGCAGAGTCTATGCTATCAGACCTGATGGATCAGCTCCCTTCATGGCTTTTTGTGATATGAGTTCAG ACTTTGGAGAAACCGTTATCCAGCGAAGGAGGGAGGGTTCAGTGAACTTTGATCAAACCTGGGACAAGTATGAAAATGGTTTTGGAGATTTTCAAG GAGAGTTTTGGCTGGGTCTCAGGAAGATCCACTCTCTATCCTCTCAGGGCAACTCTGTCCTTCACATCCAGCTGGAAGATTGGAAACAGGACCGTCACTCCATTGAATACAGATTTCACCTTGGTGGTCCAGACAGCAACTACACCATTCACCTCACGCATCTGTCTGGGAATCTGCCCGACCCTATGAGCAACCACACTGACATGATGTTTTCCACCAAGGACAGAGACAACGACAAGAACCAGGACTCCAGCTGTGCCCAACAGCAAGCAG GTGGATGGTGGTTCAACGCCTGTGGCGACACCAACCTGAACGGGAGGTACTTCCACGTGAGACCGAAGGGGCGCTCAGAGCGCAGAAGAGGGATCCAGTTGAAGTCGGGCCGCAAGGCAGCTTACTCCCTCAAATTCACCCAGATCTCTGTCCGTACTGTAGCCTCCCCCACAACAGCTTCCTCTGAGTCAGGTGTCTTACTCTGA